Part of the Quercus robur chromosome 5, dhQueRobu3.1, whole genome shotgun sequence genome, AACTAAATACATCggattttattgaaaataatccTTGCATTGCATACTCGGGTGACATATAACCCCTGTTGTaatataatgaaaagaaaactattgAGCATTGcatattattaaacaaaaattaaagaaaactaTTGAGCATAGTTcatgattaaacaaaaattatccaAGAAAATCCTTTGTTCAATAACATTACACATAACATTTGaactaataaaagataaaagtaaTTTTTCAAGAGCCTGGTAATTTAATTGGAAAACCTCTTGATTTTTTCAAAGGAGTGATCCAAGTTCAAATCCCCTCTCTCCCAACTATtaagttatcaaaaaaataaaatgaaaaattatttgaaagaaGTCAGTCATTTTTGCAAAAAGGGGTAGCAATTTGTACTCCTATCAGATATAATAATGTTAGTAGAGTAATCAGTTGAAAActataaacatatatatttttttctttaacccACTTACAATGTTCCAACAACACAATTTGTATTGGCTTCAATTTGGTCCCCACTAAAGATTCTAGCCATaccaaaatctgaaatttttggattCAATGCAATGTCAAGTAAAACATTGCTAGCCTTTAAATCTCTATGGATAATTCTTAATCTTGAGTCTTGATGAAGATATAAGATCCCTCGAGCAATTCCACAAATAATCTCAATTCTTTTTCCCCAATCTAACCATGACCTTTTTGTTTCATCTGAATGAAGATATTTGAACTTAGATTAGTCGGCATTTGTGATTACATATAAAATCTCAATGCTAGGAATTAAGATGTTTGAATTTGGAGGACCATTTTCGTGGTCCTGAATCATGATGCTTGAAGTTTATGTGAAAGGAATACGTACCAAAAATATAAGAGTCCAAACTATTGTTTGGCAAATACTCATAAATTAACATCTTCTCTTCTCCTTGATCACAACAACCTAAAATTCTCACCAAGTTCCTGTGTTGGAGTTTAGCAATTAGCACAACTTCATTTTTGAACTGTTCTATTCCTTGTCTTGagttttttgatagttttttcacagctatttccattccattttttAGCAAACCCTGAAATAAAAATCCATAGGTCATTTTATCATTGTACACAATTGTTGACAGAAATTCAATTCAGTTAATTATTTGGCAAACCTAATTTCACCTAATGAAGTCGTACAAGTAAAATCATTAATGCAACTAAACATTCATGATGGATTTTCCGATGCATTAACACACATGAACTAAGATTAagctatttttttgggtgttgCCACAACCACTTGTATAAGGAGAATACCTTATAAACTAAGCCAAAGCCACCTTTACCAAGTAGGTTAGCAACAGAGAAATTATTTGTGGCTGCAATAATGTTTTTTAGATCAAATACTGGCAAATTTGAATCTCTTCCAGTTCCATCATGGTTCCTTCTACTTGTAGAGTCTTCTAAGCTTGGTACACGACAGGCACTAGATTCATATGAATCTGTGCTTTGCCTCTTCCCTGTTATAAAACAACTAACAAATAATTAGTTAATATGTTCATATTTGATTGATAAGAGAATGTGCAAATGGAAGGAGCCAATGCATTGGGATATAGATAGGCTGAGAGGCAAGAAATTAAAGGACAAGCATTTACGAAATTGTCTGGCTTG contains:
- the LOC126728795 gene encoding G-type lectin S-receptor-like serine/threonine-protein kinase RKS1 — translated: MLAILGVPVAVMVLFVVSIVYWLVMKKKRGKRQSTDSYESSACRVPSLEDSTSRRNHDGTGRDSNLPVFDLKNIIAATNNFSVANLLGKGGFGLVYKGLLKNGMEIAVKKLSKNSRQGIEQFKNEVVLIAKLQHRNLVRILGCCDQGEEKMLIYEYLPNNSLDSYIFDETKRSWLDWGKRIEIICGIARGILYLHQDSRLRIIHRDLKASNVLLDIALNPKISDFGMARIFSGDQIEANTNCVVGTL